A single genomic interval of Puntigrus tetrazona isolate hp1 chromosome 1, ASM1883169v1, whole genome shotgun sequence harbors:
- the LOC122348963 gene encoding LOW QUALITY PROTEIN: protein ELFN1-like (The sequence of the model RefSeq protein was modified relative to this genomic sequence to represent the inferred CDS: inserted 1 base in 1 codon) produces the protein MAEAQMSISSGSSGNGGGMVTSALLCWAMTLVFLSLTRVPVVQGDCWLIEGEKGFVWLAICSQNQPPYENIPLHINSTIVDLRLNENKIRSIHFSSLSRFGNLTYLNLTKNDISYIEDGAFSAQFNLQVLQIGFNKLRNLTEGMLRGLGRLQYLYLQANLIETVSANAFWECPAIENIDLSMNRIQLLDGPTFRGLSKLTTCELYANPFSCSCELLGFLRWLVAFPNRTSERMVCDXPPGFSGYSLLSQNPRMPRFRNAFHALSSVCSDDNVTPNLQGSSDECTPTMLSPCGLDDCSSGTFPEEAISISPTFVDPDARPLMKLKDITHTSATISIQIPNPFRKMYILVLYNNSFFTDIQNLKSQREDIELQNLKTHTNYTYCVASIRNSLRFNHTCLTISTGPNPLQEHVANDSTATHYIMTIIGCLFGMLIVLGVVFHCLRKRKKQDEPKSKKLEKMKRNLIEMKYGTELEQGTISQLSQKQILSAGETIQRMPYLPTASDSDQYKMQEISGTPKTTKGNYMEVRSEQPERSIRECSIPPSEASQGSVAEISTIAKEVDKVNQIINNCIDALKSDSTSFQAAKSGAVSTAEPQLVLISEHPPGKSGFLSPVYKGGYHHPLQRHHSMDAPQKRASTSSSGSLRSPRSFRSEGAYRSESKYIEKASPLDESGIITVTPAAAILRAEAERIRQYSEHRHSYPGPHHIEESIEVSGSRKSSILEPLTRTRPRELSYSQLSPQYHNLSGYSSPEYSCRPSLSLWERFKLHRKRHRDEEEYIAAGHALRRKVQFAKDEDLHDILDYWKGVSAQQKS, from the exons ATGGCTGAAGCACAGATGTCCATTTCTTCTGGGTCCAGTGGAAATGGTGGAGGTATGGTGACCAGTGCCTTACTTTGCTGGGCTATGACTCTTGTGTTCCTCTCACTGACTAGGGTGCCTGTTGTTCAGGGTGACTGCTGGCTGATTGAAGGGGAAAAGGGATTTGTATGGTTGGCAATCTGCAGCCAGAACCAGCCACCATATGAAAATATCCCATTGCACATTAACAGCACAATTGTTGACCTGCGACTCAATGAGAACAAGATTCGAAGCATCCACTTTTCTTCCTTAAGTCGCTTTGGCAATCTCACATACCTGAATCTGACTAAGAACGACATCTCGTATATTGAAGATGGGGCTTTCTCAGCCCAATTTAATCTTCAAGTGTTGCAGATTGGCTTTAACAAGCTGAGGAACTTGACCGAGGGAATGCTGAGAGGATTGGGACGCTTACAGTACCTCTATCTTCAGGCTAACCTGATCGAGACGGTCTCAGCCAATGCCTTCTGGGAATGCCCCGCGATAGAGAACATCGACCTCTCGATGAACAGGATTCAGCTTCTGGATGGTCCTACATTTCGTGGTCTGTCAAAGCTTACAACATGTGAGCTCTATGCTAACCCGTTCAGTTGCTCTTGTGAGCTGTTGGGATTCCTGCGCTGGCTTGTTGCATTCCCAAACCGGACAAGTGAGCGAATGGTTTGCG ACCCTCCTGGCTTTTCAGGCTACAGTCTTTTGAGTCAGAACCCCAGGATGCCAAGATTTCGGAATGCCTTCCATGCACTCTCCTCTGTCTGCAGTGATGACAATGTGACACCAAATCTGCAAGGGTCTTCAGATGAGTGCACTCCCACAATGTTAAGCCCTTGTGGACTGGATGACTGCTCCTCAGGAACATTTCCAGAGGAGGCCATAAGCATCAGCCCCACCTTTGTGGATCCAGATGCACGTCCTCTAATGAAACTAAAAGACATTACCCACACAAGTGCGACAATCTCGATTCAGATTCCAAATCCgtttagaaaaatgtacatCCTTGTCCTGTACAATAACAGCTTCTTCACTGATATCCAAAACCTGAAAAGCCAGAGAGAAGACATTGAGTTACAGAACCTTAAAACTCACACGAACTACACATATTGTGTGGCATCCATTCGCAATTCACTGAGGTTCAACCACACCTGCCTGACCATCTCCACAGGACCAAATCCATTGCAAGAACATGTGGCAAATGATTCAACTGCCACTCATTACATTATGACCATAATCGGTTGTCTTTTTGGGATGCTGATTGTTCTGGGTGTAGTGTTCCATTGCTTGAGAAAGCGCAAAAAACAAGACGAGCCAAAGAGCAAGAAGCtggaaaagatgaaaagaaactTGATCGAGATGAAATACGGAACTGAACTGGAACAGGGCACTATATCACAGCTGTCCCAGAAACAAATTCTGTCTGCTGGTGAGACCATACAAAGGATGCCATACTTGCCAACTGCCAGTGACTCAGATCAGTATAAGATGCAAGAGATCTCTGGGACACCAAAAACCACAAAGGGGAATTACATGGAAGTGAGATCAGAGCAACCGGAGCGCAGCATTAGGGAATGCAGCATTCCTCCATCAGAAGCCAGCCAGGGATCTGTTGCAGAGATATCCACAATTGCAAAAGAAGTGGATAAAGTAAACCAAATCATCAACAACTGCATTGATGCACTCAAATCCGATTCAACATCATTCCAGGCTGCAAAATCTGGTGCTGTCTCCACAGCGGAGCCTCAGTTGGTCCTTATATCAGAGCATCCACCAGGCAAGTCTGGTTTTCTGTCTCCAGTGTACAAAGGAGGCTATCACCATCCTCTACAGAGGCACCACAGTATGGATGCCCCACAAAAGCGTGCAAGCACATCCTCGAGTGGCTCGTTGCGTAGTCCACGCTCTTTCCGTTCTGAAGGAGCTTACAGATCAGAATCCAAATACATTGAGAAGGCATCTCCACTTGATGAGTCAGGAATCATTACAGTCACTCCAGCCGCTGCGATCCTGAGGGCGGAGGCAGAGCGGATTCGACAATACAGTGAACACAGGCACTCCTACCCTGGTCCCCACCATATAGAGGAGTCGATAGAGGTTTCAGGAAGCCGGAAGTCATCCATTCTGGAGCCGCTGACGCGCACCAGACCACGGGAGCTATCCTATTCACAGCTCTCACCGCAGTACCACAACCTGAGCGGCTACTCCAGCCCTGAGTACAGCTGTAGGCCTTCTCTTAGCCTGTGGGAACGTTTTAAACTCCACCGCAAACGCCATCGGGATGAGGAAGAGTACATTGCAGCAGGCCACGCGTTAAGGAGGAAAGTACAGTTTGCCAAAGATGAGGACCTACATGACATTCTGGACTACTGGAAAGGAGTCTCTGCTCAGCAGAAATCATGA